The Sebastes fasciatus isolate fSebFas1 chromosome 4, fSebFas1.pri, whole genome shotgun sequence genome window below encodes:
- the tle3a gene encoding transducin-like enhancer protein 3-A isoform X4 — translation MYPQGRHPAPHQPGQPGFKFTVAESCDRIKDEFQFLQAQYHSLKVEYDKLANEKTEMQRHYVMYYEMSYGLNIEMHKQTEIAKRLNAILAQIMPFLSQEHQQQVAQAVERAKQVTMTELNAIIGVRGLPNLPLTQQLQAQHLSHAAHGPPVQMPPHPSGLQPPGIPPVTGSGSGLLALGALGSQAHLPVKDEKNHHDLEHRGENNSVSPSESLRTASEKHRSSSDYSLDSKKRKVDEKDSMSRYDSDGEKSDDLVVDVSNEDPATPRASPAHSPPENGIDKPRPPKKDTPNSPASVASSGSTPSSKAKELSHNDKSSTPGLKSNTPTPRNDAPTPGTSSTPGLRPILGKPPGMEALAAPALRTPLSIAGSYPTPFAMMGHHEMNGGLTSPGVYAGLHISPQMSAAAAAAYGRSPMGFDPHTHMRAPGLPASLTSISGGKPAYSFHVSADGQMQPVPFPPDALIGPGIPRHARQINTLSHGEVVCAVTISNPTRHVYTGGKGCVKIWDISQPGSKSPVSQLDCLNRDNYIRSCKLLPDGRTLIVGGEASTLTIWDLASQTPRIKAELTSSAPACYALAISPDAKVCFSCCSDGNIAVWDLHNQTLVRQFQGHTDGASCIDISHDGTKLWTGGLDNTVRSWDLREGRQLQQHDFTSQIFSLGYCPTGEWLAVGMESSNVEVLHHSKPDKYQLHLHESCVLSLKFAYCGKWFVSTGKDNLLNAWRTPYGASIFQSKESSSVLSCDISTDDKYIVTGSGDKKATVYEVIY, via the exons ATGTATCCACAAGGCCGACATCCG GCTCCACATCAGCCTGGTCAGCCTGGCTTCAAATTCACCGTAGCAGAGTCTTGTGACAGGATTAAAGATGAATTTCAGTTCCTGCAAGCCCAGTATCACAG TCTTAAGGTGGAGTATGACAAGCTGGCCAATGAGAAGACGGAGATGCAGCGCCACTATGTCATG TATTATGAGATGTCCTATGGGCTGAACATAGAGATGCACAAACAG ACGGAGATTGCCAAACGGCTCAACGCAATTTTAGCTCAAATTATGCCTTTCCTGTCACAAGAG CACCAACAGCAGGTTGCTCAGGCAGTGGAGCGGGCTAAGCAGGTGACTATGACTGAGCTGAATGCTATCATCGGGGTACGTGGACTTCCCAATCTGCCTCTCACC cagcagctccaggcgCAGCACCTCTCCCACGCTGCCCACGGGCCTCCGGTCCAGATGCCACCTCACCCCTCGGGCCTGCAGCCGCCCGGCATCCCCCCTGTGACGGGCTCCGGTTCAGGCCTGCTGGCACTGGGCGCCCTGGGCAGCCAAGCCCACCTCCCAGTGAAGGATGAGAAGAACCACCACGATCTCGAACACAGAGGTGAG AATAACTCTGTATCCCCCTCCGAAAGCTTACGCACAGCCAGTGAGAAGCACCGCAGCTCCTCTgactacagtttggactctaaGAAACGCAAAGTGGATGAGAAGGACAGTATGAGCAGATAT GACAGTGATGGAGAGAAAAGTGACGACCTGGTGGTAGACGTGTCTAATGAG GATCCTGCCACTCCGCGGGCAAGCCCGGCCCATTCGCCACCTGAAAATGGCATTGATAAGCCCCGCCCTCCAAAGAAGGATACACCCAACAGCCCTGCATCAGTGGCGTCCTCTGGAAGCACCCCATCATCCAAGGCCAAGGAGCTCAGTCAT AATGACAAATCCTCCACGCCTGGCCTCAAGTCCAACACCCCCACCCCCCGCAACGATGCCCCCACCCCTGGCACCAGTTCCACTCCCGGGCTCAGACCCATCCTGGGCAAACCACCAGGCATGGAGGCTCTAG CGGCCCCAGCTTTACGTACCCCTCTGTCCATCGCCGGCTCGTACCCTACCCCCTTTGCCATGATGGGCCATCATGAAATGAACGGAGGCCTGACTAGTCCTGGTGTGTATGCTGGTCTGCACATCTCCCCTCAGATgagcgctgcagcagctgcagcctaCGGACGCTCCCCCATG GGGTTTGATCCTCACACCCACATGAGAGCTCCAGGCCTTCCAGCCAGCCTCACATCCATTTCTGGTGGCAAACC GGCTTACTCCTTCCACGTCAGCGCAGACGGTCAGATGCAGCCCGTGCCCTTCCCACCCGACGCCCTGATCGGTCCCGGCATTCCCCGCCACGCCCGTCAGATCAACACGCTGAGCCACGGCGAGGTGGTCTGCGCCGTTACCATTAGCAACCCCACACGTCATGTCTACACTGGTGGCAAAGGCTGTGTCAAAATCTGGGACATCAGCCAACCTGGCAGCAAGAGCCCCGTGTCCCAACTGGACTGTCTG AACAGGGATAACTACATCCGCTCCTGTAAGCTGCTGCCTGATGGCCGCACATTGATCGTCGGAGGCGAGGCCAGCACATTGACCATCTGGGATCTGGCCTCTCAGACACCCCGCATCAAGGCAGAGCTCACCTCCTCAGCCCCGGCGTGCTACGCCTTGGCCATCAGCCCCGATGCCAAAGTCTGCTTCTCCTGCTGCAGCGACGGAAACATCGCCGTGTGGGACCTGCACAACCAGACTCTCGTTAG GCAGTTCCAGGGTCACACGGATGGCGCTAGCTGTATTGACATATCCCATGATGGCACTAAGCTGTGGACAGGCGGTCTTGACAACACTGTTCGCTCCTGGGATCTGAGGGAGGGTcgacagctgcagcagcatgaCTTCACTTCACAG ATCTTCTCCTTGGGCTACTGTCCGACCGGAGAGTGGCTCGCTGTGGGCATGGAGAGCAGCAACGTGGAGGTGCTCCACCACTCAAAGCCTGACAAGTATCAGCTCCACCTGCACGAGAGCTGTGTCCTCTCCCTCAAGTTCGCCTACTGtg GTAAATGGTTCGTAAGCACTGGGAAGGACAATCTGTTGAATGCTTGGAGGACTCCTTATGGCGCCAGCATATTCCAG TCCAAGGAATCCTCGTCGGTCCTGAGCTGCGACATCTCGACAGATGACAAGTACATTGTGACAGGCTCTGGTGACAAGAAGGCCACCGTATATGAAGTGATCTACTAG